A region of Pongo pygmaeus isolate AG05252 chromosome 15, NHGRI_mPonPyg2-v2.0_pri, whole genome shotgun sequence DNA encodes the following proteins:
- the NKX2-8 gene encoding homeobox protein Nkx-2.8 gives MATSGRLSFTVRSLLDLPEQDAQHLQRREPEPRAPQPDPCAAWLDSERGHYPSSDESSLETSPPDSSQRPSARPASPGSDAEKMKKRRVLFSKAQTLELERRFRQQRYLSAPEREQLASLLRLTPTQVKIWFQNHRYKLKRARAPGAAESPDLAASAELHAAPGLLRRVVVPVLVRDGQLCGGGGGGGGGGEAGTAAAQDKCGAPPAAACPLPGYPAFGPGSALGLFPAYQHLASPALVSWNW, from the exons ATGGCCACCTCTGGACGCCTGAGCTTCACCGTGCGCAGCCTTCTAGATTTACCCGAGCAGGACGCGCAACACCTGCAGAGGCGGGAGCCAGAGCCACGCGCCCCCCAGCCCGACCCCTGCGCCGCCTGGCTGGATTCGGAGCGCGGCCACTACCCTT CCTCGGACGAGAGCAGCCTGGAGACCAGCCCGCCAGACTCGTCGCAGCGGCCGTCCGCTAGGCCCGCGTCTCCGGGCTCGGACGCCGAGAAAATGAAGAAGCGGCGGGTGCTATTCTCCAAGGCGCAGACGCTGGAGTTGGAGCGGCGCTTCCGGCAGCAGCGGTACCTGTCTGCACCCGAGCGCGAGCAGCTGGCGAGCCTGCTTCGCCTCACGCCCACGCAGGTCAAGATCTGGTTCCAGAATCATCGCTACAAGCTGAAGCGCGCTCGCGCGCCAGGGGCGGCGGAGTCGCCCGACCTGGCAGCATCCGCCGAGCTGCacgccgcgcccggcctgctgCGTCGCGTGGTGGTGCCGGTGCTTGTTCGCGACGGGCAGCTGTgcggcggaggcggcggcggcggcggcggcggcgaggcgGGAACCGCCGCGGCCCAGGACAAGTGCGGCGCCCCTCCAGCCGCCGCCTGCCCTCTGCCGGGCTACCCTGCCTTCGGTCCCGGCTCGGCGCTTGGCCTCTTCCCCGCCTACCAGCACTTAGCATCCCCCGCCCTGGTCTCCTGGAACTGGTGA